A genome region from Candidatus Binatia bacterium includes the following:
- a CDS encoding thrombospondin type 3 repeat-containing protein, whose amino-acid sequence DKTAPGQCGCGVADTDTDSDGTADCNDLCVDDDTKTEVGQCGCGVPDTDSDSDGTADCNDDCSDDPDKTTGGVCGCGVADTDTDTDGTADCNDECSADPDKTEAGLCGCGVADTDSDSDSTPDCQDICPDDPDKTAAGVCGCGVADDDTDSDGDLDCEDNCPSLSNANQADADSDGVGDVCDNCSDTSNPDQDDADGDLQGDACDNCVDTDNGDQMDGDDDGIGDVCDACPAVSDLGADSDGDGVGDACDNCIDIQNADQDDADSDLIGDVCDSCPDTFDDGTDSDSDGIDDACDNCVLDSNENQTDVDGDNVGDTCDICPALSNLDQIDTDSDGLGDTCDNCPDVSNIDQDDFDSDLVGDACDGDADGDSVPDDNDNCVFLDNNDQDDADQDDIGDACDSCPNDFDSGSDDDLDGIDDVCDNCLGLSNETQADQDSDGVGDSCDVCPADSDDQTDTDSDGVGDACDVCPNTFDDQTDSDGDGVGDACDVCAGTADNVQADSDNDGVGDACDVCPDDMDAEQGDIDRDGVGDECQCDEAGAAINIALCHAVEKAEYGRWALEGTDAKIRGLTVSRQFFRIVKDLHRVHQGLINGKPKLVEKRIARAKKHLNRSESLFTRWALQDRITDSQKASLNEQVENLRENLEAIDP is encoded by the coding sequence CGACAAGACCGCGCCCGGCCAATGCGGCTGCGGCGTAGCCGACACCGATACCGACAGCGATGGCACAGCCGACTGTAACGACCTATGCGTCGATGACGACACCAAGACCGAAGTCGGTCAATGCGGATGTGGTGTACCCGACACGGACAGCGACAGTGACGGGACCGCCGACTGCAACGACGACTGCAGCGACGACCCCGACAAGACTACCGGTGGAGTCTGCGGCTGCGGAGTCGCCGATACCGACACGGACACCGACGGCACGGCCGACTGCAATGATGAATGTAGCGCCGACCCGGACAAGACCGAAGCAGGCCTGTGTGGCTGCGGTGTGGCAGACACCGACTCCGACTCCGACAGCACACCGGATTGCCAGGACATCTGTCCGGATGACCCGGACAAGACCGCCGCAGGCGTTTGCGGATGTGGTGTGGCCGATGACGACACCGACAGCGACGGCGATCTGGACTGCGAGGATAATTGCCCCAGCCTGAGCAACGCGAATCAGGCCGATGCCGACAGCGACGGCGTGGGTGACGTCTGTGACAATTGCTCAGACACCAGCAACCCCGATCAGGACGATGCCGATGGCGACCTGCAGGGTGACGCCTGTGACAATTGTGTGGATACCGATAATGGCGACCAGATGGATGGGGACGACGACGGTATCGGCGACGTTTGCGATGCCTGCCCGGCTGTCTCCGATCTAGGTGCCGATAGCGACGGCGATGGCGTGGGCGATGCCTGCGACAACTGCATCGATATCCAGAACGCGGATCAGGACGATGCCGACAGCGATCTCATCGGCGATGTCTGCGACTCGTGTCCGGACACATTCGATGACGGTACCGATAGTGACAGCGATGGTATCGATGATGCCTGCGACAATTGCGTTCTCGACTCCAACGAGAATCAGACGGATGTAGACGGCGATAATGTCGGCGATACCTGCGACATTTGCCCGGCCCTATCGAATCTCGACCAAATTGATACCGACAGCGACGGGCTTGGGGATACCTGTGATAATTGCCCCGACGTCTCCAATATCGATCAGGATGATTTCGACAGCGATCTGGTCGGCGACGCCTGCGACGGCGATGCCGACGGTGACTCGGTGCCGGATGATAACGACAATTGCGTGTTCCTGGACAACAACGACCAAGACGACGCCGACCAAGATGATATCGGCGACGCCTGTGACTCCTGCCCGAATGACTTTGATTCCGGTAGCGACGATGATCTCGATGGAATCGATGATGTCTGCGACAACTGCTTGGGCCTGAGCAACGAAACCCAGGCCGATCAGGACAGCGACGGCGTGGGCGATAGCTGTGATGTTTGCCCGGCGGACAGCGATGACCAGACCGACACCGATAGCGATGGTGTCGGGGATGCCTGCGACGTCTGCCCGAACACCTTTGATGACCAGACCGATAGCGATGGCGATGGTGTCGGGGATGCCTGTGATGTCTGTGCGGGAACGGCGGATAACGTCCAAGCCGATAGCGACAACGACGGCGTCGGCGATGCCTGCGACGTCTGTCCGGACGATATGGATGCGGAGCAAGGCGATATCGATCGCGACGGCGTCGGCGACGAATGCCAATGCGACGAGGCCGGGGCCGCGATCAATATCGCGCTATGCCATGCGGTTGAGAAAGCCGAGTATGGCCGGTGGGCGCTGGAAGGCACCGATGCGAAGATCCGCGGACTCACGGTATCGCGCCAGTTCTTCCGAATCGTCAAAGACCTCCACCGGGTCCATCAAGGTCTGATAAACGGCAAGCCAAAGCTGGTCGAGAAACGGATCGCACGTGCCAAAAAGCACCTCAACCGATCCGAGAGCCTGTTCACCCGATGGGCGCTGCAGGACCGGATCACCGATTCGCAGAAAGCTTCCCTGAACGAACAGGTCGAGAACCTCCGCGAAAATCTGGAGGCCATCGATCCCTGA